One Thalassoroseus pseudoceratinae DNA window includes the following coding sequences:
- a CDS encoding lamin tail domain-containing protein, which translates to MLLTVIINEIMQNPSAVDDGDGEYFEVYNDEPTGFDING; encoded by the coding sequence ATGCTCTTGACGGTAATCATCAACGAAATCATGCAGAATCCATCTGCAGTGGACGACGGGGATGGTGAATACTTCGAAGTTTACAATGATGAACCCACCGGTTTCGACATTAACGGTTAG
- a CDS encoding DUF6933 domain-containing protein, with amino-acid sequence MEEDWQASAYQKFIASATVCFAKALNRKVTGSLNEWVMAATSSLESGEIAPHDVGFGLNDLLFLAIASEVDQGYGRPKDGFKRLSVGK; translated from the coding sequence ATGGAAGAAGATTGGCAGGCATCCGCTTACCAGAAGTTCATCGCATCGGCAACGGTTTGTTTCGCCAAGGCCCTGAATCGCAAAGTGACGGGATCGTTGAATGAATGGGTGATGGCGGCGACTTCCTCGCTGGAATCGGGCGAAATTGCTCCACACGATGTGGGGTTCGGTCTGAACGATCTCCTGTTCTTGGCAATCGCCTCGGAAGTGGATCAGGGATACGGAAGACCGAAAGACGGTTTCAAGCGGTTGTCGGTGGGCAAGTAA